One stretch of Pseudomonas azotoformans DNA includes these proteins:
- a CDS encoding Fic family protein — protein MAEFLHHNLKLLNPSFDSGLVDVLGELEHLRRLQLGGDTPPAVFFQLKDLFHTLESLGSARIEGNHTTLADYIESKVDGTAEDSDQLREIANIEKAMDYVESVVQPGSDLTEFAIRELHSITVQGLQREGDRTPGAYREARVHIAQSDHLPPEAVMVPGYMQELVAFVNKQDAPKYDLMKVALAHHRFGWIHPFGNGNGRVVRLLTYALLMKYGFNVSTGGRVLNPTAVFCIDRERYYSMLSTADTGTKEGLEAWCTYVLSGIRDELEKVSRLTDYGYLTKHILAPTIALAKEREWITTLEERILTTAVNLKVVKSIDIANALPQLSTPQRTYQIKKLVDQGMLLPINPGARQYTIGFSNNYLIRGVIKSLRDEGFIPEQLDKPYA, from the coding sequence ATGGCCGAGTTTCTTCACCACAATCTGAAGCTTTTGAACCCCTCGTTCGACTCAGGACTGGTTGACGTTCTAGGAGAGTTGGAACACCTGCGGCGCCTGCAACTCGGCGGCGACACACCGCCCGCCGTCTTCTTCCAGCTAAAAGATCTGTTCCATACGCTGGAGAGCCTGGGTTCCGCTCGCATTGAGGGCAATCACACAACACTGGCTGATTACATCGAAAGCAAAGTTGATGGAACAGCGGAAGACTCCGATCAGTTGCGAGAGATCGCAAATATCGAAAAAGCCATGGACTACGTCGAAAGCGTCGTACAACCAGGCTCAGACCTGACTGAGTTTGCCATTCGAGAGCTTCATTCAATCACGGTTCAAGGACTGCAGCGCGAAGGTGATCGTACGCCTGGCGCTTACCGCGAGGCCAGGGTGCATATCGCCCAGTCAGACCACCTGCCACCTGAGGCGGTGATGGTCCCGGGATACATGCAGGAACTGGTCGCCTTCGTGAACAAACAGGATGCGCCCAAGTACGACCTGATGAAGGTTGCGCTCGCTCATCACCGATTCGGCTGGATTCACCCCTTCGGCAACGGCAATGGCCGTGTCGTACGCCTTCTCACCTATGCACTGCTGATGAAGTACGGTTTCAACGTCAGCACAGGTGGCCGAGTACTCAATCCCACCGCAGTGTTCTGTATTGATCGAGAAAGGTATTACTCGATGCTATCCACCGCCGATACGGGCACCAAAGAAGGCCTTGAAGCCTGGTGCACCTATGTGCTGTCAGGCATAAGGGATGAACTGGAGAAAGTCAGCAGACTTACTGATTACGGATATCTGACCAAGCACATCCTCGCCCCAACTATTGCGCTGGCAAAAGAGCGCGAATGGATAACAACGCTCGAAGAGAGAATCCTCACAACCGCTGTCAATCTGAAAGTAGTCAAGTCCATTGATATAGCGAACGCCTTGCCGCAGCTATCCACACCACAAAGGACCTACCAGATAAAAAAACTGGTCGATCAGGGCATGCTGCTTCCGATCAATCCAGGGGCGCGCCAGTACACGATCGGATTCTCAAACAACTACTTGATTCGAGGCGTCATCAAATCATTGCGCGACGAAGGCTTCATCCCAGAGCAACTGGACAAGCCGTACGCTTGA
- a CDS encoding AsmA family protein yields the protein MKAFGKILGLVLLGLLLIIVALGFALTHLFDPNDYKDEIRQIARDKAHIELTLNGDIGWSLFPWLGLELHEASVATLTNPTKPFADLQMLGLSVRVLPLLRREVQMSDVRVEGLNLRLNRDKQGHGDWEDIGKNANEPSVSAPAAVEQAAEPEPEKPSKPIRLDIDSLTINNARIEYNDEQTGKQFSAESIQLSAGAVHEGASIPVKLTAFFGTNQPVMRVKTELNGNLRIQRALKRYQLEDMKITGEATGEPLQGKTVTFSTQGQLLVDQAANIAEWTNLKLSANQLRALGELKVNDLDKTPQLSGALSIAQFDLAKFLDSVGHPLPPMAEGSLGKVELVSRLKGTPTSLALEDLNLKLDGSTFTGRLAVDDFAKQSLRVQLKGDTFNADNYLPAKSESAKGASAARQAEVQNSEAGAMAAGGTTPLPDAPTKGAWSTDKLLPLTRLRALDVDADLAFGQLTLSKLPIQNAALKASGINGQLKLDTLSGGLYNGTFQANGSLDVRQDIPVLALQSRIKQVPVERILQAQGQNPPVKGQITLDSNLTGRGNSQKALIDSLNGTASFVINNGVLLNANLEQQLCTGIALLNRKTLSSTPPGKDTPFQELKGNLTFRNGVASNPDLKVRIPGLTVNGNGDVDLRVLGMDYRVGIIVEGDQRETPDPACQVGSNFQGIEVPLRCRGPLELGAKACRLDKDGLTQVAIKAAGNKLSDKLEEKLDKVNPQLKDALKGLFKR from the coding sequence ATGAAAGCGTTCGGCAAAATCCTGGGTCTGGTACTTCTCGGGCTGTTGCTGATCATTGTGGCCCTGGGCTTTGCCCTGACCCACCTCTTCGATCCCAACGACTATAAAGACGAGATTCGCCAGATTGCCCGCGACAAGGCCCACATCGAGCTGACGCTCAATGGCGATATCGGCTGGAGCCTGTTCCCCTGGCTCGGCCTGGAGTTGCACGAAGCCAGCGTGGCAACCCTGACCAACCCGACCAAACCGTTCGCCGACTTGCAGATGCTCGGCCTCTCGGTACGGGTTTTGCCGCTGCTGCGTCGTGAAGTACAGATGAGCGACGTGCGTGTCGAGGGCCTCAACCTGCGCCTGAACCGCGACAAACAAGGCCACGGCGACTGGGAAGACATCGGCAAGAACGCCAATGAGCCGAGCGTCAGCGCACCCGCTGCCGTGGAACAGGCCGCCGAGCCCGAGCCGGAGAAACCTTCAAAACCTATCCGGCTGGACATCGACAGCCTGACCATCAACAACGCCCGCATCGAATACAACGACGAGCAGACCGGCAAGCAGTTCAGCGCCGAAAGCATCCAGCTGAGCGCCGGCGCCGTGCACGAAGGTGCCAGTATCCCGGTGAAACTCACTGCCTTCTTCGGCACCAACCAGCCGGTGATGCGCGTCAAGACCGAACTCAATGGCAACCTGCGCATCCAGCGTGCCCTCAAGCGTTATCAGCTGGAAGACATGAAGATCACCGGCGAAGCCACGGGCGAGCCGCTGCAAGGCAAGACTGTGACCTTCTCCACCCAGGGCCAATTGCTGGTGGACCAGGCGGCCAATATCGCCGAATGGACCAACCTGAAGCTCTCGGCCAACCAGCTGCGCGCCCTGGGCGAGCTTAAGGTCAACGACCTGGACAAGACCCCGCAGCTCAGCGGCGCGCTGTCCATTGCCCAGTTTGACCTGGCCAAGTTCCTCGACAGCGTCGGCCACCCGCTGCCGCCAATGGCCGAGGGCAGCCTGGGCAAGGTCGAACTGGTCAGCCGCCTCAAGGGCACCCCGACCAGCCTGGCACTGGAAGACCTGAACCTGAAACTCGACGGCAGCACCTTCACCGGTCGCCTGGCGGTGGACGATTTCGCCAAACAGTCCCTGCGCGTGCAGCTCAAGGGCGATACGTTCAACGCCGACAACTACCTGCCGGCCAAGTCCGAATCCGCCAAGGGCGCCAGCGCCGCACGCCAGGCCGAGGTGCAGAACAGCGAAGCCGGCGCCATGGCCGCCGGCGGCACCACGCCATTGCCCGACGCGCCGACCAAAGGCGCCTGGAGCACCGACAAGCTGCTGCCATTGACGCGCCTGCGCGCCCTGGACGTGGACGCCGACCTCGCCTTCGGCCAACTGACCCTGAGCAAATTGCCGATCCAGAATGCCGCGCTCAAGGCGTCCGGCATCAATGGCCAACTCAAGCTCGACACCTTGAGCGGCGGCCTCTACAACGGCACCTTCCAGGCCAACGGCAGCCTCGATGTGCGTCAGGATATTCCGGTGCTGGCGCTGCAAAGCCGGATCAAGCAGGTGCCGGTCGAACGCATCCTGCAAGCCCAAGGGCAGAACCCGCCGGTGAAGGGCCAGATCACCCTCGACAGCAACCTCACAGGCCGCGGCAACAGCCAGAAAGCCCTGATCGACAGCCTCAACGGCACCGCCAGCTTTGTGATCAACAACGGCGTGCTGCTCAACGCCAACCTTGAGCAACAACTGTGCACCGGCATTGCTCTGCTCAACCGCAAGACCCTGAGCAGCACGCCGCCAGGCAAGGACACGCCGTTCCAGGAGCTGAAAGGCAACCTGACCTTCCGCAACGGCGTGGCCAGCAACCCGGACCTGAAAGTGCGCATCCCGGGCCTGACCGTCAACGGTAACGGTGATGTGGACTTGCGCGTGCTGGGCATGGACTACCGCGTCGGCATCATTGTCGAGGGTGACCAGCGCGAAACGCCGGACCCTGCCTGCCAGGTCGGCTCCAACTTCCAGGGCATCGAAGTGCCGCTGCGCTGCCGTGGCCCGCTGGAACTGGGTGCCAAGGCCTGCCGCCTGGACAAGGACGGCTTGACCCAGGTCGCCATCAAGGCGGCCGGCAACAAGCTCAGCGACAAGCTGGAAGAGAAGCTCGACAAGGTGAACCCGCAGTTGAAAGATGCATTGAAGGGCCTGTTCAAGCGATGA
- the hisA gene encoding 1-(5-phosphoribosyl)-5-[(5-phosphoribosylamino)methylideneamino]imidazole-4-carboxamide isomerase — MLIIPAIDLKDGACVRLRQGRMEDSTVFSDDPVSMAAKWVEGGCRRLHLVDLNGAFEGQPVNGEVVTAIAKRYPNLPIQIGGGIRSLETIEHYVKAGVSYVIIGTKAVKDPAFVAEACRAFPGKVIVGLDAKDGFVATDGWAEISTVQVIDLAKQFEADGVSAIVYTDIAKDGMMQGCNVPFTAALAAATKIPVIASGGIHNLGDIKSLLDAKAPGIIGAITGRAIYEGTLDVAEAQAYCDAYNG; from the coding sequence ATGCTGATTATCCCCGCTATCGATCTCAAGGACGGTGCCTGCGTACGTCTGCGCCAAGGCCGCATGGAAGACTCCACCGTATTCTCCGATGACCCGGTGAGCATGGCCGCCAAATGGGTGGAAGGGGGCTGCCGTCGCCTGCATCTGGTGGACTTGAACGGCGCCTTCGAAGGCCAACCGGTCAACGGCGAAGTGGTCACCGCCATCGCCAAGCGCTACCCGAACCTGCCGATCCAGATCGGTGGCGGTATCCGCTCCCTGGAAACCATCGAGCACTACGTCAAGGCTGGCGTGAGCTACGTGATCATCGGCACCAAGGCGGTGAAAGACCCGGCGTTCGTCGCCGAAGCCTGCCGCGCCTTCCCGGGCAAAGTGATCGTGGGCCTGGACGCCAAAGACGGTTTCGTCGCCACCGACGGCTGGGCTGAAATCAGCACGGTGCAGGTGATCGACCTGGCCAAGCAGTTCGAAGCCGACGGCGTCTCCGCCATCGTTTATACCGACATCGCCAAAGACGGCATGATGCAGGGCTGCAACGTGCCGTTCACTGCTGCGCTGGCTGCCGCGACGAAGATCCCGGTGATCGCTTCCGGCGGCATCCACAACCTGGGCGACATCAAGTCGCTGCTGGATGCCAAGGCACCCGGCATCATCGGCGCCATCACCGGCCGTGCGATCTACGAAGGAACCCTGGACGTCGCCGAAGCCCAGGCTTACTGCGATGCCTACAACGGCTGA
- the hisH gene encoding imidazole glycerol phosphate synthase subunit HisH, with amino-acid sequence MQTVAVIDYGMGNLHSVAKALEHVGAGKVLITSDANVIREADRVVFPGVGAIRDCMAEIRRLGFDSLVREVSQDRPFLGICVGMQALLDRSEENDGVDCIGLFPGQVKFFGKDLHEDGAHLKVPHMGWNQVSQAVDHPLWHDIPDLARFYFVHSYYIAAGKPGQVVGGGHYGVDFAAALAEGSRFAVQFHPEKSHTHGLQLLQNFAAWDGRW; translated from the coding sequence ATGCAGACGGTCGCGGTTATCGATTACGGCATGGGTAACCTGCACTCGGTGGCCAAGGCCCTCGAGCACGTAGGGGCCGGCAAGGTGCTGATCACCAGCGATGCCAACGTGATTCGCGAAGCCGACCGGGTGGTGTTTCCCGGCGTCGGCGCGATTCGCGACTGCATGGCCGAGATCCGCCGCCTGGGCTTTGACAGCCTGGTGCGCGAAGTCAGCCAGGACCGTCCGTTCCTCGGCATCTGCGTGGGCATGCAAGCCTTGCTCGACCGCAGCGAAGAGAACGACGGCGTCGACTGCATCGGCCTGTTCCCTGGGCAAGTGAAGTTCTTCGGCAAAGACCTGCACGAAGACGGCGCCCACCTGAAAGTCCCGCACATGGGCTGGAACCAGGTCAGCCAGGCGGTGGATCACCCGCTGTGGCACGACATTCCGGACCTGGCGCGCTTCTACTTCGTGCACAGCTACTACATCGCCGCCGGTAAACCGGGCCAGGTGGTGGGTGGCGGGCACTACGGCGTCGACTTCGCCGCTGCGCTGGCCGAAGGCTCGCGGTTTGCCGTGCAGTTCCACCCGGAGAAGAGCCATACCCATGGCCTGCAATTGCTGCAGAACTTCGCCGCCTGGGACGGGCGCTGGTAA
- the mutY gene encoding A/G-specific adenine glycosylase: MRNEQFSEAVLNWYDRHGRHDLPWQQGITPYRVWVSEIMLQQTQVSTVLNYFDRFMASLPTVEALAAAPEDEVLHLWTGLGYYTRARNLQKTAKIVVAEYGGEFPRDVEKLTELPGIGLSTAGAIASLSMGLRAPILDGNVKRVLARFTAQEGYPGEPKVAKQLWATAERFTPHDRVNAYTQAMMDMGATLCTRSKPSCLLCPLEKGCEAHMLGLETRYPIPKPRKTIPQKRTLMPMLANAEGAILLYRRPSTGLWGGLWSLPELDDLQDLEHLAHQHALELGNQQELPGLIHTFSHFQLAIEPWLIQVEETAHHVAEADWLWYNLATPPRLGLAAPVKKLLKRAADVLNAGVSS, encoded by the coding sequence ATGAGAAACGAGCAGTTTTCAGAGGCCGTGCTCAATTGGTACGACCGCCACGGTCGCCATGACCTGCCCTGGCAACAGGGCATCACGCCCTACCGGGTGTGGGTCTCGGAGATCATGCTGCAGCAGACCCAGGTGAGCACGGTGCTCAATTACTTCGACCGGTTCATGGCTTCATTGCCAACGGTGGAGGCCCTGGCCGCCGCGCCGGAAGATGAAGTGCTGCACCTGTGGACCGGCCTGGGTTACTACACCAGGGCGCGCAACCTGCAAAAGACCGCGAAGATTGTCGTGGCCGAGTACGGCGGCGAGTTCCCTCGCGATGTCGAAAAGCTCACCGAGCTGCCCGGTATTGGCCTGTCCACCGCCGGCGCGATTGCCAGCCTGAGCATGGGCCTGCGTGCGCCGATCCTCGATGGCAACGTCAAACGCGTGCTGGCGCGTTTTACCGCGCAGGAGGGCTACCCCGGCGAACCCAAGGTGGCCAAGCAGCTGTGGGCCACCGCTGAGCGCTTCACGCCCCACGACCGCGTCAACGCCTACACCCAGGCGATGATGGACATGGGCGCCACCCTCTGTACCCGCAGCAAACCCAGCTGCCTGCTGTGCCCGCTGGAAAAAGGCTGCGAAGCCCACATGCTCGGCCTGGAGACGCGCTACCCGATCCCCAAGCCGCGCAAGACCATCCCGCAGAAGCGCACGCTGATGCCGATGTTGGCGAATGCCGAGGGCGCGATCCTGCTTTACCGTCGCCCTTCCACCGGCCTGTGGGGCGGCCTGTGGAGTTTGCCGGAGCTGGATGACCTGCAAGACCTGGAACACCTGGCCCACCAGCACGCGCTGGAACTGGGCAACCAACAGGAACTGCCGGGGTTGATCCACACCTTCAGTCACTTCCAGCTCGCCATCGAACCCTGGTTGATCCAGGTCGAGGAAACCGCCCATCACGTGGCCGAGGCCGACTGGCTCTGGTATAACCTCGCCACCCCGCCGCGCCTGGGCCTTGCCGCCCCGGTGAAAAAACTGCTGAAGCGCGCGGCCGACGTATTGAATGCAGGAGTGTCGTCATGA
- a CDS encoding OFA family MFS transporter — MSTSTAAASSAAQPAFLSKERIIAKPGFNRWLVPPAALAIHLCIGMAYGFSVFWLPLSKALGITKPVACAPDMSFIAQVFSSQCDWPISMLGWIYTLFFIFLGCSAAIWGGWLEHAGPRKAGVVSALCWCGGLLISALGIYTHQIWLMWIGSGVIGGIGLGLGYISPVSTLIKWFPDKRGMATGMAIMGFGGGAMVGAPLAAALMGHFATPTSVGVWQSFLVMAAIYFVFMIGGALSYRVPPTGWKPEGWTAPAKKASNAMITHRHVHVNVAWKTPQFRLVWLVLCLNVSAGIGILGMASPLLQEVFGGKLLGVDVPFGQLDAGQLASIAAIAAGFTGLLSLFNIGGRFFWASFSDYLGRKNTYFVFFALGFALYALIPNLGHLGNVALFVAAFCIILSMYGGGFATVPAYLADLFGTQMVGAIHGRLLTAWAAAGVLGPVLVNYLREYQLSIGVERAAAYDITLYILAGLLVLGFICNLLVRPVADKYFMTDAELAAEQALGHDKGADATTSLEWKAAPGTVPLAIAAWLVVGIPLAWGVWVTLQKTAVLFH; from the coding sequence ATGAGCACTAGCACTGCGGCGGCTTCATCTGCCGCACAGCCTGCGTTCCTGTCCAAGGAACGCATTATCGCCAAGCCCGGCTTCAACCGCTGGCTGGTTCCGCCGGCCGCCCTGGCCATCCACCTGTGCATCGGCATGGCCTACGGGTTCTCGGTGTTCTGGCTGCCACTGTCCAAGGCGCTGGGTATCACCAAACCGGTCGCCTGCGCGCCGGACATGAGCTTTATCGCTCAAGTCTTCTCGTCCCAATGCGACTGGCCCATCTCCATGCTGGGCTGGATCTACACCCTGTTCTTCATCTTCCTGGGCTGCTCGGCAGCGATCTGGGGCGGCTGGCTGGAACATGCCGGCCCGCGCAAGGCCGGTGTTGTATCGGCATTGTGCTGGTGTGGCGGCCTGTTGATCTCGGCATTGGGGATCTATACCCACCAGATCTGGCTGATGTGGATCGGCTCCGGCGTCATCGGCGGTATCGGTTTGGGCTTGGGCTACATCTCGCCTGTATCGACCCTGATCAAGTGGTTCCCGGACAAGCGTGGCATGGCCACCGGCATGGCGATCATGGGTTTCGGCGGTGGCGCGATGGTGGGTGCCCCGTTGGCAGCGGCTTTGATGGGCCACTTCGCCACGCCAACCAGCGTGGGCGTGTGGCAGAGCTTCCTGGTGATGGCCGCGATCTACTTCGTGTTCATGATCGGTGGCGCCTTGTCCTACCGCGTTCCGCCGACCGGCTGGAAGCCTGAGGGCTGGACCGCACCGGCGAAAAAAGCCAGCAACGCCATGATCACCCACCGTCACGTGCACGTGAACGTGGCGTGGAAAACCCCGCAATTCCGCCTGGTATGGCTGGTGCTGTGCCTGAACGTCTCCGCCGGTATCGGCATCCTCGGCATGGCTTCGCCCCTGCTGCAGGAAGTGTTCGGCGGCAAGTTGCTGGGTGTGGATGTGCCATTCGGCCAGCTGGACGCCGGTCAACTGGCCTCCATCGCCGCCATTGCGGCGGGCTTCACTGGCCTGCTGAGCCTGTTCAACATCGGTGGCCGGTTCTTCTGGGCATCGTTCTCCGACTACCTGGGCCGTAAAAACACCTACTTTGTGTTCTTCGCCCTGGGCTTTGCCCTGTACGCGCTGATCCCGAACCTGGGGCACCTGGGCAACGTGGCGCTGTTCGTGGCGGCGTTCTGCATCATCCTGTCGATGTACGGCGGTGGTTTTGCGACCGTCCCGGCCTACCTGGCCGACCTGTTCGGTACGCAAATGGTCGGCGCGATCCACGGTCGCCTGCTCACTGCCTGGGCTGCGGCTGGCGTGCTGGGCCCGGTGCTGGTGAACTACCTGCGTGAGTATCAGCTGAGCATCGGCGTTGAACGCGCTGCGGCCTATGACATCACCTTGTATATCCTCGCGGGCCTGCTGGTGCTGGGCTTCATCTGCAACCTGCTGGTTCGCCCGGTGGCGGACAAGTACTTCATGACCGACGCCGAACTGGCTGCCGAACAGGCACTGGGCCATGACAAAGGCGCGGATGCGACCACCTCCCTGGAGTGGAAAGCAGCCCCAGGTACCGTGCCGTTGGCGATTGCCGCCTGGCTGGTAGTGGGCATTCCGTTGGCGTGGGGTGTGTGGGTGACCCTGCAGAAGACCGCAGTCCTGTTCCACTAA
- a CDS encoding DUF2164 domain-containing protein, protein MARKPKQPVLNLTPEQESEATLKIKRFMEDRFELKLGSFEVAEILELFTTEVAPHYYNRAIFDTQTLLKERFESIESDLWSLEKP, encoded by the coding sequence ATGGCCCGGAAGCCGAAGCAGCCGGTCTTGAACCTCACGCCTGAACAGGAGAGTGAGGCTACCCTCAAGATCAAGCGTTTCATGGAAGACCGCTTCGAGCTCAAGCTGGGGTCGTTCGAGGTCGCCGAGATCCTCGAACTGTTCACCACCGAAGTGGCTCCGCACTATTACAACAGGGCGATTTTCGACACGCAGACGCTCCTTAAAGAAAGGTTCGAAAGCATCGAAAGCGACCTGTGGTCGCTTGAGAAGCCCTGA
- a CDS encoding glycosyltransferase family 39 protein, translating into MDHRNRFRLESSGIFLFALLLFTLGIWDQQPQGFDGRWALFLQEMFRHGVSFFPTTYGQPYADYPGTATFFSYVFARLFGAPNHLANILPTALASAGVVAVVYRLLVPASRPWALLTVLLTLLTTQLLEKSRSVCLDQMVALLCVGSFYLLHSGGRWRRLAVFPLFVLGFAIRGPLGLIEVCGVVCVYWALGKPGERVKQVLIHGVVGLVLVAVCWWLLVKLARISGGDAFADEVFKMQVGGRLDETGEPFYFYFQLSLYRYFPVVPLALATMIALRHRWPERFEGDMQLVARLGACGLMILLGLSIPHFKRAYYILPMVPMFAAVAAYGLLQAQGWLAGVRRSYEGLVVALPALCVVAIFVCRHGWQKHGYWPDVSLPLLIGGLVVLQVAALVAWHRVGRLVWLSLIALMAQWVLLVTVVEPSKDMQFDTRKFVGQVEALRATQPGPLVFINLGRDTWAVRYMMNLDHDEQPVFIRSNELERLGNLPRPAWVIVARKETALLQGTPVEHLAPSFEGRLNDNPLMVFLLK; encoded by the coding sequence ATGGATCACCGCAACCGTTTTCGCCTGGAATCCTCAGGGATTTTTCTCTTCGCTCTGTTGTTGTTCACCTTGGGCATCTGGGATCAGCAGCCCCAAGGGTTTGACGGGCGCTGGGCGCTGTTCCTGCAAGAGATGTTTCGCCATGGCGTGAGTTTTTTCCCGACCACCTATGGCCAGCCCTACGCGGATTACCCCGGCACCGCGACCTTCTTCAGCTATGTGTTTGCCCGGCTGTTCGGTGCACCCAACCATCTGGCGAATATCCTGCCGACCGCCCTGGCTTCTGCTGGCGTAGTTGCGGTGGTCTACCGCTTGCTGGTGCCTGCAAGCCGGCCGTGGGCGCTGCTCACGGTGCTGCTGACCTTACTCACCACCCAACTGCTCGAAAAGTCCCGCTCGGTCTGCCTGGATCAGATGGTGGCATTGCTCTGTGTAGGCAGTTTCTACCTGCTGCACAGCGGCGGACGCTGGAGGCGGCTTGCGGTGTTCCCGCTGTTTGTCCTGGGTTTTGCGATACGCGGGCCATTGGGGTTGATCGAGGTCTGTGGTGTGGTGTGTGTGTATTGGGCGCTGGGCAAGCCTGGCGAGCGCGTGAAACAGGTGCTGATTCACGGCGTTGTCGGCCTGGTGCTGGTGGCAGTGTGTTGGTGGCTGCTGGTGAAGTTGGCGCGTATCAGCGGGGGCGATGCGTTTGCCGATGAAGTATTCAAGATGCAAGTCGGCGGACGCCTGGATGAAACCGGCGAGCCGTTCTACTTCTATTTCCAGCTGAGTCTGTACCGCTACTTCCCGGTGGTGCCGTTGGCGCTGGCCACGATGATTGCCCTGCGTCATCGCTGGCCCGAGCGGTTTGAGGGCGACATGCAATTGGTCGCGCGGCTGGGTGCCTGCGGCTTGATGATCTTGCTCGGGCTGTCGATACCGCACTTCAAGCGCGCTTATTACATCCTGCCCATGGTGCCGATGTTCGCGGCTGTCGCGGCCTATGGGCTGCTCCAGGCGCAAGGCTGGCTTGCAGGTGTGCGCCGCTCCTACGAAGGGCTTGTCGTCGCGCTACCGGCGTTGTGTGTGGTTGCGATCTTTGTGTGTCGGCATGGCTGGCAGAAGCATGGTTACTGGCCGGACGTTTCACTGCCGCTGCTGATTGGCGGGCTGGTGGTGCTGCAAGTAGCGGCGCTGGTTGCCTGGCATCGGGTAGGGCGGTTGGTGTGGCTCAGCCTGATCGCATTGATGGCGCAGTGGGTGTTGTTGGTCACCGTGGTAGAGCCGTCCAAGGATATGCAGTTCGATACCCGCAAGTTTGTCGGCCAAGTGGAGGCGCTGCGTGCCACGCAACCGGGGCCGCTGGTGTTCATCAATCTCGGCCGGGACACCTGGGCGGTGCGCTACATGATGAACCTGGATCACGATGAGCAGCCCGTATTTATCCGCAGCAATGAGCTTGAGCGGCTGGGCAACTTGCCCCGCCCGGCCTGGGTGATCGTGGCGCGCAAGGAAACCGCGCTGTTGCAGGGAACGCCTGTGGAGCATCTGGCGCCAAGCTTCGAGGGGCGGTTGAACGACAACCCGCTGATGGTGTTTTTGCTGAAGTGA
- a CDS encoding oxidative damage protection protein — MTRTIMCRKYKEELPGLERPPYPGAKGQDIFEHVSAKAWGDWLKHQTLLINEKRLNMMNAEDRKYLAGEMDKFFSGEEYAKADGYVPPAQ; from the coding sequence ATGACCCGCACCATCATGTGCCGCAAGTACAAAGAAGAATTGCCCGGCCTGGAACGCCCTCCGTATCCGGGCGCCAAGGGCCAGGACATTTTCGAACATGTCTCCGCCAAAGCCTGGGGCGATTGGTTGAAACACCAGACCCTGCTGATCAACGAAAAACGCCTGAACATGATGAACGCCGAAGATCGCAAATACCTGGCGGGCGAGATGGACAAGTTCTTTTCCGGCGAGGAATACGCCAAGGCCGACGGCTACGTGCCGCCTGCTCAATAA
- the hisB gene encoding imidazoleglycerol-phosphate dehydratase HisB has product MAERKASVERDTLETQIKASINLDGTGKARFDIGVPFLEHMLDQIARHGLIDLDIVSKGDLHIDDHHTVEDVGITLGQAFAKAIGDKKGIRRYGHAYVPLDEALSRVVIDFSGRPGLQMHVPYTRATVGGFDVDLFQEFFQGFVNHALVSLHIDNLRGTNTHHQIETVFKAFGRALRMAVELDERMAGQMPSTKGVL; this is encoded by the coding sequence ATGGCCGAACGTAAGGCGTCCGTCGAGCGCGACACTCTGGAAACCCAGATCAAAGCCTCGATCAACCTGGATGGCACCGGAAAGGCCCGATTTGATATCGGTGTACCTTTTCTTGAGCACATGCTGGACCAGATCGCCCGTCACGGGCTGATCGACCTGGATATCGTCAGCAAAGGCGACCTGCATATCGACGACCACCACACGGTGGAAGACGTCGGTATCACGTTGGGCCAGGCATTTGCCAAGGCCATCGGCGACAAGAAAGGCATCCGTCGCTACGGCCATGCCTATGTCCCGCTGGACGAAGCGCTGTCGCGTGTGGTCATCGACTTCTCCGGCCGTCCAGGCCTGCAGATGCACGTGCCCTACACCCGCGCCACCGTGGGCGGCTTCGACGTCGACCTGTTCCAGGAGTTCTTCCAGGGGTTCGTCAACCATGCGCTTGTCAGCCTGCACATCGACAACCTGCGCGGCACCAACACCCACCACCAGATCGAAACCGTGTTCAAGGCTTTCGGCCGCGCCCTGCGCATGGCTGTGGAGCTGGATGAGCGCATGGCCGGGCAAATGCCTTCGACCAAGGGCGTCCTGTAA